A region from the Oncorhynchus keta strain PuntledgeMale-10-30-2019 chromosome 5, Oket_V2, whole genome shotgun sequence genome encodes:
- the LOC118384357 gene encoding 6-phosphogluconolactonase: MSGRRVVVFPSAAELGPALAHLVASRADKALLDHGRFSLGLSGGSLVSMLSKELPALPDLDCSHWLAGFCDERLVPFNDGESTYGLYKNQLFSKINIPDSGVLAIDPSLSVQECAEDYARKLKEAFPKEDIPVFDLLLLGMGPDGHTCSLFPDHPLLEETQKIVAPISDSPKPPPQRVTMTFPMVNLARCVVFVSTGGSKAPVLKQVLEGGEGPALPAARVVPSHGELFWLIDEPAAASLTLQVERPGSAAKL; this comes from the exons ATGTCAGGCAGAAGAGTAGTGGTGTTCCCCTCAGCAGCAGAGCTTGGTCCAGCTCTGGCTCACCTGGTAGCATCTCGGGCTGACAAGGCCCTGTTGGACCATGGCCGGTTCTCCCTGGGCCTCTCAGGGGGCAGCCTGGTGTCCATGCTCAGCAAGGAGCTGCCTGCCCTGCCAGACCTGGACTGCAGCCACTGGCTAGCAGGGTTCTGTGATGAGAGGCTGGTTCCCTTCAACGATGGAGAGAGTACCTATGGACTGTACAAG AATCAGTTGTTCTCCAAAATCAACATCCCAGACAGTGGGGTCCTGGCGATTGACCCCTCTTTATCTGTACAGGAGTGTGCTGAGGATTATGCCCGCAAACTGAAGGag GCCTTCCCGAAGGAGGATATCCCTGTGTTTGATCTGTTGCTGCTGGGCATGGGGCCTGATGGACACACCTGTTCCCTCTTCCCAGACCATCCCCTGCTGGAG GAAACCCAGAAAATTGTGGCCCCAATCAGTGACTCGCCCAAGCCCCCACCACAACGTGTGACCATGACATTTCCCATGGTGAACTTAGCCCGCTGTGTGGTCTTTGTGTCAACAGGGGGCAGCAAAGCACCAGTGCTAAAG CAAGTGCTGGAGGGTGGGGAAGGCCCGGCACTACCTGCAGCCAGAGTGGTCCCCAGCCACGGTGAGCTGTTCTGGCTCATAGATGAACCAGCCGCTGCCTCCTTGACACTCCAGGTGGAGAGACCAGGCTCTGCAGCAAAACTCTAA